In the genome of Daucus carota subsp. sativus chromosome 9, DH1 v3.0, whole genome shotgun sequence, the window TAATTCTAATGGAGCTTCGAAGAAGCGGAAGATTCCAGAAAGGAATATTGACAAGAAAGATGTAGGAGATGTAATATCAAAACAATGGAGCTGGTATGGTTTTCTATGTATTTACTTGTTAGGTTGGTTCTTTCTGAAGTTATGTCATACATTGGGAATATGTCGAGAttttatacacatacatatctGTGTTATGAATTATCTAATTCTTTGGGCTCCTGTTTATGTGTgttttatataatgataaagCTTATCAAATTTATACTTCTGTAAAACAGGTTAACTATTGACGGCGAGCCAGATAGATTCATCGGTTTAGAATGCAAGGCAAGTATTTTAGCAAGTACTAGGCACAATTTAGTTTgcagaaaattatattaattttgacaAATATACTCCTGGCagaatactttttaaaaaacagTTATATGAAATAattgttttctttcttttgactGCCATTATTAAAATTACCAtgaaaacattttatttttttttgtttttgataaagCCATGAAAAAAAATGTTCTTGAATgtcatataaaatttcaaaattcggAAAATCTTCTGATTAATTGCAAAGAAAAAGTTATATTCCCTAAAATTGGAGAAAGGAAATGaaagaaattttcttttcttcagaagtacaagaaaatttaaaaaatggaaTTTTTCTGCAAAAAGAAAAACCGATGTTTATTCTCGGATCATTTGTATGGCGCTTGTTGCTTACTTCGAAGATTGGTGGTACAGGTTTATTGGCCGTTGGATGATGACTGGTACTGTGGCCGCATTCTTGGTTACAATCTATCCACTGAAAGATATCATGTAATGCCTCTTCTATCAGTGCACATACATCATAGCTGTTAAAAATTACTGAAAGGTATCCTAATTTGCATCTTGATTTGTCAAAATGTAGGTAAAATACAACGATGGTGTTGAAGAACACCTTTGTCTGTCATTTGAGAGAATCTTGTTTTATGTTTCTCCCGAAGAGATACAACAACGTAAGTTATGTTGTGTTCAACATCCAGATGTTGATAGCCATGATATTGACAACATGGTTTCTTTGGCTGCCTCGCTCAATCACTGTTCTCGCGTTGATCCTATCCCTGGGGATATGATATGGGCAAAGGTTACTGGTAGGCGTAACTATGATTATCTGCTGCTTTTTTGTATGTATAATGTATCTAGGGGGTGAGCATTTGGGTATTTGGATaccaatccttgattgtcttgtGTATAAGGAATCCCCTATTAGATGAAATTGTATTGCCATTACCAAAATAAATGCGGTCGGTAAAATAAGTGAAGTTCTAAAAATTGTTTGTTTTACCTGAATAACAGaaattattatgtattttatatttaacttgcttgaaaaaaatgaattttagaGGAAAAAATCGGCTTCATCTGAATTTTCTTAAACATAGTTTAACCTCTTCAGAAATTtggtattaatatttttatatacaaaGATAAAAGTACCTCTTCAATTAAATTATAgtttataattctataatttgtttattagttagcaaatgaatatttttaaagCTCTTTGCATGTACTGAACCAAACTGGATTTGTTTATGCGGTTTCGAACTCATATATTTTGGTTAAACACACATACTGTATTTTGATgccaaactatatatatatatatagacacacacacacatatatatttggtgtttgataaaattctCCGTGCATTGTGCGTTGAAGAGAATAATTTAGCCCTAGTGCAATGCCCATTTGTTACCATTAACAAACAAAAGATATtagatttttcatatattttgttttgCCTACCTTGTAGTGAGTTTTAGTTAGTATTCTTTTATTTCCTTGAACTAGTATAGCACCTGACCAGTTAGGTTCCTGATTTAGttttatagttttatatataaagaaagaaaCAAATTGAGCATTTATTTAAACATGCAAGTTCCTTATTAGGGTCCCCTTTACGGTCAATCTAGTTCCTCTTAACTTCTGTATTAGTTATATTGTTCATAGAATATCAAGGTGCTCAGGCATACACAGTTCCAGGGGTGGTTGTCCTGATGTTTGTCAACTAATTATGAAATGATAACGATTTTTGTTTATACCTGGCCTGTATAGTTAACTTGCAATGTAATTGTTTGTACTTACCTTTTCTTGATGATTTCTATCAGTTTCATTTTGTGTATACAATTCAAAAGTATCTGTTAATGCAGGGCATCCTATGTGGCCAGCAATTGTTTTGGATGAATCTGCTTGCAGTAATTTAAAGATATTGAACAAAATTTCTGGAGAGCGGTCAGTTCTGGTTCAATTCTTTGGTACCCATGATTTCGCTAGGTAAGCAATTTATCACCCGTGTATGTGTGTAACCTGATTCtgtataaattatttagtaCTGAGTCCCTTTGTCTTGTTTTATTCAGGCTTAGCAAGAAACAAGTTACCTCGTTTATCAAAGGACTTCTATCTGAATTACATCGAAAGAGCAAGACATCAGATTTCCTTAGAAGCTTGATAGAAGCAAAGACGTGAGAATCTTTCacttattttttcataatttaaaggAGATATAACTATTATAGTAACATGCGAGAACATATCTATGAAGTCGCATTTATGATCAATACTTTGAATAATGGAACTACCACCTCTGAGTGGACTGGTAAATGTATCTCAGAACATGCTTATAGCCGTATCtttctcatttatttatattgccTCAACTTGTGTTCATATATCCAGTGCCAACTGAAGTCAATTAGTCTCCCTTAAACAATTAACAAGTGATTACTCTCCCTGTCGTGATCTGACACTTTTCCAGAGGCTGGGAAATTTTACAGTGAAAACTCTGTAAAATATCtcagttaaaattttaatttaggttTTTCAGTTGATTGCATCACTAGCTTAAGACCGTCAAATGCTTCTTTTTTAAAACTTTGCCAATCATTTTTCCTCTACTTTATATGGAGTATTACATCTTTATAGTATATTCAATCGTAGATTAGACAATGAGAGTATGCACCAATCCGGAGAGAAGGTGACAAGGGTTGTTGatcttaattaaaatcagtgcctgaattttttatatttatccatGTTTGTggacatatattaaaatttgctaCAAATAACTTACACTTTCACTTGATCAGGTATCTTAGCACCGAGAAGCTTCCGAGTAGGATGCTATCCCTACAAAGTAGTAATGCGGCTAACTTTGAAAGTGCAAGTGGAGAGGAAGATTGTACAAGAGATGAAGAGATTCCAAAGAACGTAATTTTTAGAAGTTGCCCATTTGATATTGGGGGTTTGCAAATAATAAGCCTGGGTAATTATCTTGCCTGTGAATTGATGTCATCAGAATCATTATACATCAGaatttatttgttttctatGTTTTGCATTGCTCACAAAAGCTATTGTTATGTGCCTTTCTTGATATCTTTTTGAGTTAGCTCAATGCATTGTGACTGCTTTGAGAGTTGTGACAAAATTACAAGTACTTGAAGTATGGATTTTCTTTGTTTATAGAAGATTTCCCCCCTCATGCATACTTCATATTGTAACAGGAAAGATTGTCAAAGATTCAGAGTTATTGTATGATCGTAAATATATTTGTCCAGAGGGATATACTGCGGTGAGAAAGCTTCCTTCGATATCAGGTATATCCCCAAGTGTCTCTGTATGTTTCAAGTTCTTAAGTTCAATTCCATTGTACTCATTAAGATTATTTTTTTCCCCTCCTTTTCAATTGAGGATTTTCAGATCCAAAAAAATGCATCTCATATACGATGGAAGTGCTGAGAGATGGTAATACATTGAACAAACCTCTATTTCGAGTTACATCTGAGAAAGGAGAGCAGGTATCTTCTATTTAAATGCTACTTATTTCCACATCCAGTATTAGTTCAACACTTCTACCATCTTTATGTGATACAAATTATTACACCAATTCTCCCTTTTTCCTGACACGTTCCTTTCGTACAGTAGTCTGCTTCGCAATCACATTTTAGCTACAgtgtttatatgtttttaacatATGCATCTATAGTTACTTATTTCATTTCGGCAAACTTCATCCTTGTGTTTTTGTAGAGTATACAGTGTCCACAACTAATGATATATATTACTTGTGTTGTAGCAGGTAGTTATTTATGGTGTTTAGTCTTGAAATTCTTCCTTCATTGACATATTTGTGATAGCACTATTACAACTTATTAGCCTAAAATGTTCCAAACTCTTAAAAAGAAATATGTACTTGTAcaataaatttcatttattatacACAAACTAATGGTATATTTTACTTGTGTTGTAGTAGGTATTTCATTGACGTGGAATGAGAAATTCAAATATTGTTTCtatttattatatgttattattttgGAATAGATTTGGTTGTAAATCATTGAAAGGTTTAATTGtattatctctatatatatggtTAATGATGAATATTCTGGATTATAACTGGAAATAAGAAAAGGATTGGTtccattatttttaagattttagcCGATGGCTAAGTTTAGGGAGTTACTCTTGTATAAAGagatgtaatattttattataaaaaacttTGATTGATTGATATTAAATTGAGATTGTTTCTATCATTTTGAGTTGGATCCATGCAATTTCTTCTATTCTGAAGTCTTGGAGGCAGTGGTTCTTTGGCGGTTGAATCACCTTAGGGCGGTTAAATCACCTTAGATCGTGAATATTCTGCAGTTAATTTCACCTATCCTTTATTGTTTTTCCTTTCTGTCCtgcatcattttttttaaaatttccttcttcattgaCATATTTCCATATCAATATTATTTTCCTGGTTTGTATAACTCTAAACTACAGTTAAAGTTTATAAGCATTAATTGGTCCGAATTCATAAAATGGTGCAAAGAAACATATACCAACGTCATGCAAAAAAATATTCACTTGTCGATGCTAATAACCCTAGAACATATAAGATGGTGCAACTTCTATGAACACATTTGAAATTCTTGATCACTTTACCAAGCAACACCTCATTTGCTCAGAAACAAATTAATTCTTGCTAAAATAACCTACAATGGGATACAAgtttaataaaagaaataatttgAACAGAGAGTAGTGGAGAACAAACAAGAAGATACATGTGAATGCATCTCAAAATGTACTAACTGATATAATAATATGCAACCCAATTGCACTTAAAAATCTGTACGAAGATGGTGTTATATGTGCTTGTTTTCTTTGGCAGTTCGAGGGACCAACTTCATCTTCCTGCTGGGATAAACTTTATAGAAAAATAAGGAAGTTGCATGGTCATGATGCTTTGAAAGCCTTCGGAGAAGATAACAAAATTGTTAGATCTGGTCCTGCGATGTTTGGATTTTCTCATCCTAAAATAAAGGAACTTATACGGGTATCACAGGatcttgttatatataatatcttagtcatataataaatttagataTGTTGAACTATCTACAAAATACTGCCAATTCTCAAATTAAGTGATGAGGCTGAAGACTAATCAGGCCTGTATGGTCTCTTTTGCAATGTCAATGTACAGTGTCTTTCAGTCCTCTAATACCTCGCGGGGCTTAAATGACGTGTGCAGTTGTTCATTTTACATGAattcataattatattatcgTTATCATTTTTTAGTTTCAATTTATAAAGCCGGCCGTGTTCATTTATGATGAAAATTCTGTTCAATTGTCTTAATTAATTGATGATTGTTTTAAAGCAATTTTACATGTTTGCCAGATATTTTGTGCCTCGCATAGTTAAATTGATTGTACATTGTATCAACAGCTTTCTTCAACTTGCGGAAGTCCCTTGGATTCCTCTAAGTTGACTTCCAGAAGGTGTCGAGACCCTGCAATTGGTTACAGACGTATTCATATTACATGGAAAGACCTTGACAAATGCAATGTCTGCTATACTGATGAGGTATAACCTGTACATATACCGAGAACTGAGACTGTAAGCAAGTATATCTATAGAAAATTTATGCTCATACATTGCCTTCTTACGGAGACATACACTGGATTATGCTATGTTCATAGTTGTGAAAAGTGCAATTAAGCCCAAAGCCTGATCAGGCCCTGAGTTCTCCTGTTTTATATGTAAAAGACCAGACAGTGTATAAATATGTTAAACAATTCTGTATTATTATGTTTCATTGTTTGTGCATTTAACAACTATGCCTacttttctattttagtttgatcttttcttccttttttttttaatttacttttgcttgctttattttatttaataaatatctcTCCTTTTTACAGGAGTATGACATTAGTCCTTTTCTGCAGTGCGATAATTGCAGGATGATGGTAAGTGATCTGCATTTACTGCG includes:
- the LOC108201010 gene encoding histone-lysine N-methyltransferase ATX2 isoform X1, whose protein sequence is MSNVKDIHGMARDSVKYIPLHEEYMATAPLVNSNGASKKRKIPERNIDKKDVGDVISKQWSWLTIDGEPDRFIGLECKVYWPLDDDWYCGRILGYNLSTERYHVKYNDGVEEHLCLSFERILFYVSPEEIQQRKLCCVQHPDVDSHDIDNMVSLAASLNHCSRVDPIPGDMIWAKVTGHPMWPAIVLDESACSNLKILNKISGERSVLVQFFGTHDFARLSKKQVTSFIKGLLSELHRKSKTSDFLRSLIEAKTYLSTEKLPSRMLSLQSSNAANFESASGEEDCTRDEEIPKNVIFRSCPFDIGGLQIISLGKIVKDSELLYDRKYICPEGYTAVRKLPSISDPKKCISYTMEVLRDGNTLNKPLFRVTSEKGEQFEGPTSSSCWDKLYRKIRKLHGHDALKAFGEDNKIVRSGPAMFGFSHPKIKELIRLSSTCGSPLDSSKLTSRRCRDPAIGYRRIHITWKDLDKCNVCYTDEEYDISPFLQCDNCRMMVHTSCYGELEPADGTLWYCNLCRVGAPESPPPCCLCPLAGGAMKPTTDGRWAHLACAISIPETCLLDVRKMEPIDGLNRINKIRWKLLCSICGVSHGACIQCSNSSCYVAYHPLCARAAGYFLEFYEEDGLRLCSEKEDEKDQCIRLRSYCKRHRRPSDKCIVVQESMGTCQRPDYIPSPNPSGCARTEPYNYLGRIGRKQPQSHEPASLKHLYLENVPYLVGGIRQHEFLSKVVSSQCNISSNISSMVEKYSHMKETFRRRLTFGKSGIHGYGIFAKQPHRAGDMVIEYTGEVVRVNVADRREHLTYDSLVGAGTCMFKIDDDRVIDATKAGNIARLINHSCEPNCYSRIITVNGDQHVIIYAKRDLNQWEELTINYRFSSVDEQLACSCGVSRCRGIVNDIKAVEQVAKPCIPQ
- the LOC108201010 gene encoding histone-lysine N-methyltransferase ATX2 isoform X2; the protein is MSNVKDIHGMARDSVKYIPLHEEYMATAPLVNSNGASKKRKIPERNIDKKDVGDVISKQWSWLTIDGEPDRFIGLECKVYWPLDDDWYCGRILGYNLSTERYHVKYNDGVEEHLCLSFERILFYVSPEEIQQRKLCCVQHPDVDSHDIDNMVSLAASLNHCSRVDPIPGDMIWAKVTGHPMWPAIVLDESACSNLKILNKISGERSVLVQFFGTHDFARLSKKQVTSFIKGLLSELHRKSKTSDFLRSLIEAKTYLSTEKLPSRMLSLQSSNAANFESASGEEDCTRDEEIPKNVIFRSCPFDIGGLQIISLGKIVKDSELLYDRKYICPEGYTAVRKLPSISDPKKCISYTMEVLRDGNTLNKPLFRVTSEKGEQFEGPTSSSCWDKLYRKIRKLHGHDALKAFGEDNKIVRSGPAMFGFSHPKIKELIRLSSTCGSPLDSSKLTSRRCRDPAIGYRRIHITWKDLDKCNVCYTDECDNCRMMVHTSCYGELEPADGTLWYCNLCRVGAPESPPPCCLCPLAGGAMKPTTDGRWAHLACAISIPETCLLDVRKMEPIDGLNRINKIRWKLLCSICGVSHGACIQCSNSSCYVAYHPLCARAAGYFLEFYEEDGLRLCSEKEDEKDQCIRLRSYCKRHRRPSDKCIVVQESMGTCQRPDYIPSPNPSGCARTEPYNYLGRIGRKQPQSHEPASLKHLYLENVPYLVGGIRQHEFLSKVVSSQCNISSNISSMVEKYSHMKETFRRRLTFGKSGIHGYGIFAKQPHRAGDMVIEYTGEVVRVNVADRREHLTYDSLVGAGTCMFKIDDDRVIDATKAGNIARLINHSCEPNCYSRIITVNGDQHVIIYAKRDLNQWEELTINYRFSSVDEQLACSCGVSRCRGIVNDIKAVEQVAKPCIPQ